In the genome of Hyphobacterium sp. CCMP332, one region contains:
- a CDS encoding NADH-quinone oxidoreductase subunit N yields the protein MAENIQLYLSEFKYIIPELIIALGIIVLIALDLIFFNKRALLKTTLALIIVLSSACTLLYLEHSHSPVFYNSLFPNQPSVFFRLLADFTMLVVLIFWKTTETDKRKDTTELPFLWLSVLFAAHFLCISNNWLMVFLSIEMLSISSYILLGIGFKKKNIEAAFKYLVFGALSSGIMVFGISLILADVQNLYFSGFEFSYHAVFEGLDLVSIGLLMAFAGIFFKLSLFPFHFWVPDVYQGSSLPFMLMVSSIPKIAAFGFFCSQFLIIWPAAVEFTQFSNIIAILGTISIIWGNLSALRQDNFARLFAYSGIAQAGFMILALVNGFDGILKLEIFLSLYVFMNIIVFLSANQIDKKASDLKISDFAGLGAKNIFFGLAFLIAMLALIGLPPTGGFTVKFIILSGLFEWYSSVEMNFRLVIFILAIINVVISLFYYLKIPYFMFFKSSQMSFKASLSINFILIFISAAVLILSFLFFSSFKELIIDIGADII from the coding sequence ATGGCAGAAAACATTCAGTTATACCTATCTGAATTTAAATACATAATTCCCGAATTGATTATTGCATTGGGGATTATTGTCTTGATTGCCCTTGACCTGATATTTTTTAATAAAAGGGCTTTGTTAAAAACCACATTAGCTCTAATCATTGTATTATCAAGTGCTTGTACGCTTTTGTATCTGGAGCACAGTCACTCGCCTGTATTTTACAATTCCCTTTTTCCCAATCAGCCCAGCGTATTTTTCAGACTACTGGCTGATTTTACCATGCTGGTCGTATTGATTTTTTGGAAAACAACAGAAACAGATAAAAGGAAAGATACAACTGAGCTACCATTTTTGTGGCTTTCTGTACTTTTTGCAGCTCATTTTCTCTGCATTAGTAATAATTGGTTGATGGTATTTCTATCCATTGAAATGCTTTCCATCAGTTCATATATTCTTTTGGGAATTGGCTTTAAAAAGAAAAACATAGAAGCTGCTTTCAAATACCTTGTTTTTGGTGCTTTGTCTTCCGGAATAATGGTATTCGGGATATCGCTCATACTTGCAGACGTTCAAAACCTCTATTTCTCAGGTTTTGAATTTTCATATCATGCCGTTTTTGAAGGTCTCGATTTAGTGAGCATAGGCTTGCTGATGGCTTTTGCCGGAATATTTTTTAAACTCTCATTGTTCCCATTTCATTTCTGGGTTCCCGATGTGTATCAGGGCAGCTCCTTACCATTCATGCTAATGGTATCTTCCATACCAAAAATCGCAGCTTTTGGATTTTTCTGTTCCCAATTTTTAATTATCTGGCCCGCGGCCGTGGAGTTTACCCAATTCTCTAATATAATCGCCATTCTTGGCACGATAAGCATTATTTGGGGGAACCTATCTGCACTCCGGCAGGATAATTTTGCACGGCTCTTTGCTTATAGCGGTATCGCTCAAGCAGGTTTTATGATTTTGGCCCTGGTGAATGGCTTTGATGGTATTTTAAAATTGGAGATTTTTTTAAGTCTATATGTTTTCATGAATATCATTGTGTTTTTATCGGCAAATCAAATTGATAAAAAAGCCTCAGATTTGAAAATCTCCGATTTTGCCGGTTTGGGAGCGAAAAATATATTCTTTGGGCTTGCATTTTTAATAGCGATGTTGGCTTTAATCGGATTGCCTCCCACCGGAGGATTTACAGTCAAGTTTATAATTCTTTCCGGACTTTTTGAATGGTACAGTTCGGTTGAAATGAATTTCAGATTAGTCATTTTTATTCTGGCAATTATCAATGTGGTTATCTCCCTTTTCTACTATTTGAAAATACCATATTTCATGTTTTTTAAGAGCAGTCAAATGTCTTTTAAAGCATCTCTGTCAATTAATTTTATTCTGATTTTCATTTCCGCGGCAGTACTCATTTTGTCATTTTTATTCTTTAGCAGTTTTAAGGAATTAATCATTGATATAGGAGCTGACATAATATGA